CGCCGCGTCAGCCGGGGTGGCAATGCCCCCCGCTGCAAAGTTGACCACAGGAAGGCGTCCCAACGTACGCACTTCGCGCAGTAGCTCAACATTGACCCCAAGGTCCTTCGCCTCGACCACGAGTTCATCCTCAAGCATCGATTGCACCTTGCGAACCTCGTTCATGACCGCTCGCATGTGGGTGACCGCCTCAGAGACGTCTCCGGTGCCCGGCTCGCCCTTCGTCCTGATCATCGCAGCTCCCTCGCTGACACGCCGCAGCACCTCGCCGAGATTGCGCGCTCCACATACGAAGGGAATCTTGAACTGCCACTTGTCGATATGATAGGTGACGTCGGCGGGAGTCAGCACTTCGCTCTCATCAATAAAGTCGACGCCCATATATTCCAGTATTCGTGCTTCGGCAATGTGCCCGATTCGTACCTTGGCCATGACGGGAATCGAGACGGCGTCTATGATCTGCTCGACAAGTCCCGGGTCAGCCGCCCGTGCGACGCCACCTTCCCTGCGAATATCAGCCGGAATCCGTTCAAGTGCCATCACTGCCACTGCACCGGCGTCTTCGGCAATCGTCGCCTGGTCGACCGTCGTGACGTCCATAATGACGCCACCCTTGAACATCTCTGCCAAACCACGCTTTATCTTGGTCGTTCCGATTTCAGCCATGTCGTTGTCACCTCTTCAACCCCTAAAGTCTACTGTCATTTGGTGATTTGGCAACGTATTCGGCTGCACACCTTCCGGCCAGAAATCCGGTCGAGAAAGCTGCCTGCAAATTGTAGCCACCGGTGACGGCCTGCAGGTCCAGGAGCTCGCCGGCAATGAACAATCCGGGGACGAGTCTCGATCCCATGGATCGCGGGTCGACCTCCCGTAGAGCAACACCCCCCTGCGTGATGATCGCGGAGGCGAGAGGGTCGGCACCTGTGCATCTCAGCTCCACGCCCTTGATTGATCTGGCCACCACAGCAAGTGTTTTCTTCGGCAATGGCGTCCTGCCCTTTGCTTCGATGCCCCACACGCGCATCAGCTCAAGAGCCATCCGCCTCGGAAGGAACCTCGAGACATACACCAGGATCTCATCAGCATTTCCGCAAGCCTCGATGTCGTGAAGCTCCTGATCCAACGTCTTCTCGGGCCGCAGGTCCATGCACAGAAGGACAGCCTTGCTCTCGGCAAGGGCCGGTGTGACGGCCAGACTCAGCGACAGGACGGCTGGCCCTCCGATCCCTCGGTCCGTTATCATGACTTCTCCCTGCCTTCGAGCCAGCAGCTGAGGACCAACCCATGCCTCGACAGCGACGCCTTCGAGCGAGGCCCCCGCAAGTTCTCTCAACCACTTCTCGGGACAGTGCAGGGAAACCAGGCCAGGAAGCAGGCGACCGGGGTGATGGCCCACGCGCTCAAGAAGCTCATAGCCGTCTCCTGTCGACCCTGTACCAGGGTAGGATTTTCCACCCGTGGCCACGACCACCGCCCGGCAGCGGACGGACCCACCAGACTCCAGACCGATCTTCCAGTCGCCGGACCCAGAATCCATGCTTCGGACGCGAGCCGAGTAGCGAACATCGACGCCATTTCGCACGAGAAGCAGCCCGAGAGCCTGGACGACGTCCTGCGCCTTATCCGTCACAGGGAACACTCGGCCACCCCGCTCGGTCTTGAGTTGCAGGCCGGCTTCGGCGAAGAGGGCGACAAGGTCATCCGAGAAAAAGGAATCGAACGCCGGGTAGAGGAATCGGCCGGAAGGGCCGAAGGCCTGGACAAACTCGCCGACTGAACGCGCATTTGTCACGTTTGCCCTGCCCTTGCCCGTGATCGCCAGCTTCCTGCCGAGCACCCGATTCCGTTCGAGGATGAGGACTGAGCCATCATGGCCAGAGGCTTTGAGGTGCCTTGCAGCAGACAATGCCGCCAGCATGCCGGCAGCACCACCACCTATGACACAGACCTCAGCTCTTGTTTCCATCGCCGGCTAGATTATAACAGATTTGTGTGCGTCACTACTGCCACGTTGCTCAGCAATCCTCACTGTTCTTCTTGCCAACCGGGGGAAATGGAATACAATCAACGTTGTGCGCCCGTAGCTCAACTGGATAGAGTGACGGTCTACGGA
This region of Coprothermobacter sp. genomic DNA includes:
- a CDS encoding aminoacetone oxidase family FAD-binding enzyme — its product is METRAEVCVIGGGAAGMLAALSAARHLKASGHDGSVLILERNRVLGRKLAITGKGRANVTNARSVGEFVQAFGPSGRFLYPAFDSFFSDDLVALFAEAGLQLKTERGGRVFPVTDKAQDVVQALGLLLVRNGVDVRYSARVRSMDSGSGDWKIGLESGGSVRCRAVVVATGGKSYPGTGSTGDGYELLERVGHHPGRLLPGLVSLHCPEKWLRELAGASLEGVAVEAWVGPQLLARRQGEVMITDRGIGGPAVLSLSLAVTPALAESKAVLLCMDLRPEKTLDQELHDIEACGNADEILVYVSRFLPRRMALELMRVWGIEAKGRTPLPKKTLAVVARSIKGVELRCTGADPLASAIITQGGVALREVDPRSMGSRLVPGLFIAGELLDLQAVTGGYNLQAAFSTGFLAGRCAAEYVAKSPNDSRL
- a CDS encoding pyridoxal 5'-phosphate synthase lyase subunit PdxS, which gives rise to MAEIGTTKIKRGLAEMFKGGVIMDVTTVDQATIAEDAGAVAVMALERIPADIRREGGVARAADPGLVEQIIDAVSIPVMAKVRIGHIAEARILEYMGVDFIDESEVLTPADVTYHIDKWQFKIPFVCGARNLGEVLRRVSEGAAMIRTKGEPGTGDVSEAVTHMRAVMNEVRKVQSMLEDELVVEAKDLGVNVELLREVRTLGRLPVVNFAAGGIATPADAALMMMLGADGVFVGSGIFKSSDPLPRAKAIVAATTFWEDPKVLFEVSKGLKEGMSGIDARTLVELDKMQVRGN